One window from the genome of Gammaproteobacteria bacterium encodes:
- a CDS encoding conserved membrane hypothetical protein (Evidence 4 : Unknown function but conserved in other organisms), with the protein MANSIKKAFKNSSIYLAFSLAQKGAAFLLLPVYTAMLSPEEYGTVGTILAFVEVVIPFASFSLSSAAMRMTYANKLQSNPREAWGTLLLGTIGISSFFCLIFLATIDQWSPFIFTGIPKAPFVLLGIVLVLVHSIFNMIQAYWRAVQVPQKVGVNNLLLFLLTVSLNLVFLFCLRMHGESLLWASVIAYVLATLQGLIGLKGRITLTFRWSTFFAGVKYAFPIIPHLMLGWVLKASDRYLIFLFIGEQSVGLYLAVSQIASMVGLVSTSIMQSFTPWYMEGQSIESGNSQKTNNFSIASLVLLSGIVIFLSLFSKELFQFVLHEKYNVAWIYLPGMAFAFLFQTAHAFFITPVTVDNPGRILISTLLAGPVSIALNLLLLPLLGLWAPVIASIVSMATMSLVSMIQCHSFKRQIYPWFVMYGIILGAGAISASNYLFSGELLPVISIKLAILIILATVALLVLTRKNPELAIQIAASLKKWKGQK; encoded by the coding sequence ATGGCTAATTCCATTAAGAAGGCATTTAAAAATTCCTCAATTTATTTAGCTTTTTCCTTAGCCCAAAAGGGCGCGGCTTTCTTGTTGTTACCTGTCTATACCGCGATGCTCTCCCCAGAAGAATATGGTACGGTCGGGACTATTCTGGCTTTTGTCGAAGTTGTGATTCCATTTGCATCATTCAGTCTGTCCTCAGCAGCCATGCGAATGACCTATGCGAATAAGCTGCAATCCAATCCACGTGAAGCCTGGGGAACTCTTTTACTTGGAACTATAGGCATTTCTTCCTTTTTTTGTCTAATCTTTTTGGCTACAATTGATCAATGGAGTCCTTTCATTTTTACTGGCATTCCTAAAGCGCCCTTTGTATTATTAGGAATCGTCCTGGTTCTGGTGCATTCGATTTTTAATATGATTCAAGCATATTGGCGGGCGGTTCAGGTACCGCAAAAGGTAGGCGTTAATAATCTCCTGCTTTTTTTGTTGACGGTCTCTCTTAATCTAGTTTTTCTTTTTTGCTTGCGTATGCACGGTGAGAGTCTGCTCTGGGCCTCGGTAATTGCCTACGTTCTAGCGACTCTACAAGGACTGATAGGATTAAAGGGAAGAATTACACTGACCTTTCGCTGGTCAACATTTTTTGCTGGGGTTAAATATGCCTTTCCCATTATCCCTCATTTGATGTTGGGATGGGTTCTCAAGGCATCGGATCGCTACCTAATTTTTCTTTTTATTGGTGAGCAATCGGTGGGGCTTTATTTAGCTGTATCTCAAATAGCAAGCATGGTTGGTCTTGTTTCGACTTCCATCATGCAGTCCTTTACTCCGTGGTATATGGAAGGCCAATCCATTGAGTCGGGAAACAGTCAAAAGACCAATAATTTTTCTATTGCGTCGTTAGTCCTGTTGTCCGGTATTGTGATTTTCCTTTCCTTGTTCTCCAAGGAACTATTTCAGTTTGTGTTACATGAAAAATATAACGTAGCCTGGATCTATCTACCGGGAATGGCTTTTGCATTTCTGTTTCAAACCGCCCATGCTTTTTTTATCACGCCAGTGACGGTTGACAACCCTGGTCGGATTCTGATTTCCACATTGCTCGCCGGTCCGGTTTCCATTGCACTCAACCTGCTTTTGCTGCCGTTGCTTGGTCTGTGGGCACCAGTTATCGCCAGCATCGTATCAATGGCAACTATGTCGCTGGTTTCCATGATTCAGTGTCACTCTTTTAAGCGGCAAATTTATCCGTGGTTCGTGATGTACGGTATTATCCTGGGAGCGGGTGCCATATCAGCGAGTAATTACTTATTTTCGGGTGAGCTTCTGCCAGTCATAAGCATCAAGTTGGCGATTTTGATTATATTGGCCACTGTGGCGTTGTTGGTCTTGACGCGAAAAAATCCCGAGTTAGCGATACAAATAGCGGCGTCGCTAAAGAAATGGAAAGGACAGAAATAA
- the uvrA gene encoding excision nuclease subunit A, translating to MSIHIHKSHNVRSYAVEFCAEEDILDDDRLRIRGGLQHMLCNTRFWLRIRGARTHNLKNINLDLPRDRFIVITGLSGSGKSSLAFDTLYAEGQRRYVESLSAYARQFLSIMEKPDVDQIEGLSPAIAIEQKSTSHNPRSTVGTVTEIHDYLRLLYARAGIPCCPVHGIDLSAQTISQMVDQVLTLPEGTRLLLLAPVVRGRKGEHQGIFDGLRAQGFVRVRVDGIVMELDAVPTLDKNRKHDIEVVADRCRVRADLGLRLAESFETALRLSEGIARVAFMDNPSADELVFSARFSCLECGYSLPELEPRLFSFNSPVGACPTCDGLGVKQFFDPAKVIALPKRSLAAGAVRGWDRNNAWYFQFLQGLAKHYHFEIDTPWENLPLQVREVVLRGSGVEPITFEYFSERGGYATRVHPFEGILPNLERRYKETESSTVREELSRYLATRPCPECAGARLREAARHVFVAGVNLPAVTAWSVGEALTFFSNLRLAGRRGEVAAQIVKEIAERLRFLVDVGLDYLTLDRSAETLSGGEAQRIRLASQIGAGLVGVLYILDEPSIGLHQRDNARLLDSLFRLRDLGNTVIVVEHDADAIRHADYVVDIGPGAGIHGGRVVAQGTPDEIAVTPDSLTGQYLSGQRCIPIPTRHPLPAADHWLYLRGVTGNNLKNLDIALPLGLLTCVTGVSGSGKSTLIIDTLYRLAARTLNDAALDPAPFQEVSGLERLDKVVDIDQGPIGRTPRSNPATYTGLLTPIRELYAGTNESRSRGYAPGRFSFNVKGGRCEACQGDGLIKVEMHFLPDLYVTCDVCQGRRYNRETLEIKYKSKNIHEVLEMTVEEARIFFDPVPMVARKLQTLMDVGLGYIKLGQSATTLSGGEAQRVKLARELSRRDTGNTLYILDEPTTGLHFHDIEQLLRVLARLRDHGNTVVVIEHNLDVIKTADWVIDLGPEGGHRGGELVAAGTPEQIAACSDSHTGQFLNSVLNCSHQSYG from the coding sequence ATGAGCATACATATACACAAAAGTCATAATGTTAGGAGTTACGCAGTTGAATTTTGTGCTGAGGAGGACATCTTGGATGATGACCGACTCCGCATTCGGGGCGGACTCCAACATATGTTATGTAATACCAGATTCTGGCTCCGCATTCGCGGCGCACGCACGCACAATCTGAAAAATATCAATCTTGATCTGCCCCGTGACCGTTTTATTGTTATTACGGGCTTATCGGGATCGGGTAAATCATCGCTCGCTTTCGATACCCTTTACGCCGAGGGTCAGCGTCGCTACGTGGAATCGCTGTCGGCATATGCCCGACAATTTTTGTCGATAATGGAAAAGCCGGATGTGGATCAAATTGAGGGATTGTCGCCTGCGATTGCCATCGAACAGAAATCCACCTCGCATAATCCCCGCTCTACAGTCGGCACAGTCACCGAGATTCATGATTATCTGCGGTTGCTTTACGCACGCGCCGGCATTCCGTGTTGTCCAGTTCATGGCATTGATCTTTCCGCCCAGACTATCAGCCAGATGGTTGATCAAGTCCTTACCCTGCCCGAGGGCACGCGGTTGCTGCTGCTCGCACCGGTGGTGCGGGGGCGCAAGGGCGAACATCAAGGAATCTTTGATGGTCTGCGCGCTCAAGGTTTCGTGCGCGTGCGCGTTGACGGGATAGTGATGGAATTAGACGCAGTCCCGACGCTGGACAAGAATCGTAAACATGATATCGAGGTCGTCGCCGACCGTTGCCGCGTCCGGGCAGATCTCGGGTTACGATTAGCGGAATCGTTCGAGACCGCGCTGCGGCTGTCCGAGGGAATTGCGCGGGTGGCGTTTATGGACAATCCATCTGCCGACGAATTGGTTTTCTCGGCGCGCTTTTCATGTCTGGAATGCGGCTATAGTCTTCCAGAGCTGGAACCACGGCTGTTTTCCTTCAATAGTCCGGTCGGAGCTTGTCCCACCTGTGATGGCTTAGGAGTAAAACAGTTTTTTGATCCCGCCAAGGTGATCGCATTGCCCAAGCGAAGTTTGGCCGCAGGCGCGGTGCGTGGCTGGGATCGGAACAACGCTTGGTATTTTCAGTTTCTCCAGGGCTTGGCCAAGCATTACCACTTCGAAATCGATACTCCCTGGGAGAATCTGCCGCTGCAAGTGCGCGAGGTCGTATTGCGCGGCAGTGGTGTTGAGCCAATCACCTTTGAATATTTTAGCGAGCGTGGCGGCTATGCCACACGCGTCCATCCTTTCGAGGGTATCCTGCCCAATCTCGAACGGCGCTATAAGGAAACCGAATCAAGCACGGTGCGGGAAGAATTGTCGCGCTACCTCGCTACTCGTCCCTGCCCGGAGTGCGCGGGGGCACGCTTGCGCGAGGCAGCGCGTCATGTGTTCGTCGCGGGCGTCAACCTGCCAGCCGTTACCGCCTGGTCGGTGGGCGAGGCGTTGACTTTTTTTAGCAATCTGCGCCTAGCGGGCCGACGGGGGGAAGTGGCGGCACAGATCGTGAAGGAAATCGCCGAGCGGCTACGCTTTTTAGTCGATGTCGGGTTGGATTATCTGACCCTTGACCGCAGCGCCGAGACCCTTTCCGGCGGCGAGGCCCAGCGCATCCGCCTGGCGAGTCAGATTGGCGCTGGGCTGGTCGGCGTGCTCTATATCCTTGATGAGCCGTCCATTGGTCTGCACCAGCGCGATAACGCACGCTTACTCGATAGCCTGTTCCGGCTACGCGACCTCGGCAACACCGTGATCGTAGTTGAGCACGACGCAGACGCCATCCGTCACGCTGATTACGTGGTGGATATCGGCCCTGGCGCAGGAATTCATGGCGGACGCGTCGTAGCGCAAGGAACGCCGGACGAAATCGCGGTCACGCCAGATTCACTCACTGGGCAGTATCTTTCGGGGCAACGCTGTATTCCGATCCCAACGCGCCACCCACTGCCCGCTGCCGATCACTGGCTGTATTTGCGCGGAGTAACTGGCAACAACCTCAAAAATCTGGATATCGCGCTTCCTCTGGGTTTATTGACTTGTGTGACCGGAGTTTCTGGATCGGGTAAATCTACGTTAATTATCGACACGCTCTATCGCCTCGCGGCGCGAACTTTAAACGACGCTGCCCTCGACCCCGCGCCATTTCAAGAAGTCAGCGGCCTGGAGCGTCTCGATAAAGTTGTTGATATCGATCAAGGCCCCATCGGACGTACTCCGCGTTCTAATCCTGCGACCTACACCGGCCTGCTGACGCCAATTCGGGAGCTTTACGCCGGCACCAACGAGTCCCGTTCCCGAGGCTACGCGCCGGGGCGTTTCTCGTTCAACGTCAAGGGCGGACGCTGCGAGGCTTGCCAGGGCGATGGTCTGATTAAGGTAGAAATGCACTTTCTCCCCGATCTTTATGTTACTTGTGATGTTTGCCAAGGACGCCGCTATAACCGCGAAACCTTGGAGATTAAATATAAAAGCAAAAATATCCACGAAGTCTTGGAAATGACCGTTGAAGAAGCACGGATCTTTTTCGACCCGGTGCCAATGGTGGCGCGTAAACTCCAGACCTTGATGGACGTTGGTCTTGGCTATATCAAACTCGGCCAATCCGCGACCACCCTTTCCGGTGGCGAGGCGCAACGGGTTAAATTAGCGCGCGAATTATCGCGGCGCGATACTGGCAACACTCTTTACATTCTGGATGAACCCACGACTGGCTTGCATTTCCATGATATAGAACAACTACTCAGGGTGCTGGCGCGCCTGCGTGATCATGGGAATACCGTAGTGGTCATTGAACACAATTTAGATGTCATCAAGACCGCAGATTGGGTGATCGATCTCGGTCCCGAGGGCGGTCATCGTGGTGGAGAATTGGTGGCGGCTGGCACGCCGGAACAAATCGCTGCGTGTTCCGATTCTCATACAGGGCAGTTTCTCAATTCAGTGTTGAATTGCTCTCACCAATCCTACGGCTAA
- a CDS encoding PS_pyruv_trans domain-containing protein, protein MNSDSYVVATGAKNNAGDFLIKERTIRLLETIRPERNLYRIDRWKPIDDTELEIINDSKALILAGGPALQPKIYPQIYPLVSDLTKIMVPIVLMGVGWKATIGGADGFQDYRFQESSLNFLRIADAHGLGISVRDFSSLLALKRYGIASALLTGCPAFYSADRLGQLSLHSPGRIGSVAFSLGVQFLDIPSMIEQTVQTLEILRNVFPHADIVVPLHHGLKATAIYSPKKDFVRGHQAILKMMDRWKIIPVDISGSFDTLQKVYMDCDFHLGYRLHAHIFMLSAGKPSLLIAEDGRGVAFQHVLGDTIIPGLMPNLPHLPFGLRLPRRYSIRGARIYAWLAALLDHELTNNFPHSSQAMNSINQLWPEMHRFLMRLP, encoded by the coding sequence ATGAATTCAGATAGCTACGTTGTCGCCACCGGCGCCAAGAATAACGCCGGTGATTTCCTTATTAAAGAACGGACGATCCGGCTTTTAGAGACGATCAGGCCCGAGCGAAATTTATATCGGATTGACCGCTGGAAGCCGATTGATGATACCGAGCTAGAAATAATCAATGATTCAAAAGCTCTTATTCTTGCCGGGGGGCCTGCGTTACAGCCAAAGATTTACCCGCAAATTTATCCCTTGGTAAGCGACCTAACCAAAATCATGGTGCCAATTGTACTCATGGGAGTCGGTTGGAAGGCTACTATTGGCGGGGCTGATGGGTTTCAGGATTATCGATTTCAAGAATCATCGCTTAATTTTCTCAGAATAGCCGATGCGCACGGTCTTGGTATTTCAGTTCGGGATTTTTCCTCGCTCCTTGCATTAAAGCGTTATGGAATTGCGAGTGCATTACTTACCGGGTGCCCGGCATTTTACTCGGCTGATCGCTTGGGGCAGTTATCCTTGCATTCTCCAGGGCGCATCGGAAGCGTGGCCTTTTCTTTAGGAGTCCAGTTTCTTGACATTCCGAGCATGATCGAGCAGACAGTACAAACTTTAGAAATCCTGCGTAATGTTTTTCCACATGCAGACATCGTGGTACCTCTCCATCATGGTCTTAAAGCTACAGCCATATATTCACCGAAAAAGGATTTCGTTCGTGGGCATCAAGCAATCCTGAAAATGATGGATCGCTGGAAAATCATACCGGTTGATATATCTGGAAGTTTTGACACTTTGCAAAAGGTATATATGGACTGCGATTTTCATCTTGGCTATCGCCTGCACGCCCATATTTTTATGCTGAGTGCCGGAAAGCCAAGTTTGTTGATTGCTGAGGATGGTCGCGGGGTTGCATTCCAGCATGTGTTGGGTGATACGATCATTCCTGGTCTTATGCCTAATTTGCCACATTTACCATTTGGACTGCGACTTCCCCGGCGATACTCCATTCGAGGAGCGAGAATTTATGCCTGGTTGGCTGCTTTACTCGACCATGAACTTACCAATAATTTTCCTCATTCTTCTCAGGCGATGAATTCAATTAACCAACTTTGGCCCGAGATGCACCGTTTTCTGATGCGGCTGCCATAG
- a CDS encoding putative acetyltransferase (Evidence 3 : Putative function from multiple computational evidences) produces MVKQIRKLIRFMIRSWYAWQVRRQAKECGPGLKVNGPSRVSSQTSLGSNVNFNGMTISGCGAVRIGDNFHSGTECLMIAQIHNYDHGTTIPYDSSYLPRPITIGANVWLGTRVMVLGGVEIGEGAIIQAGSVVVSSIPAYSIAGGHPARVFKMRNIEHYEELKRKGRFH; encoded by the coding sequence ATGGTTAAGCAAATACGAAAACTAATTCGTTTTATGATTCGATCCTGGTACGCATGGCAAGTTAGGCGGCAGGCCAAGGAATGTGGACCGGGGCTAAAAGTCAATGGGCCTTCTCGGGTAAGTTCTCAAACCAGTTTGGGCAGCAATGTCAATTTCAACGGCATGACCATTTCTGGCTGTGGAGCGGTGCGCATTGGAGATAACTTTCATAGCGGCACTGAGTGTCTCATGATTGCGCAAATTCATAATTATGATCACGGAACCACCATCCCTTATGATTCTAGCTATCTTCCGCGCCCGATCACCATTGGCGCTAATGTTTGGTTGGGTACTAGGGTTATGGTTCTGGGTGGGGTGGAAATCGGCGAAGGCGCGATCATTCAGGCCGGTAGCGTGGTTGTTTCCTCGATCCCTGCGTATTCCATCGCGGGTGGCCATCCAGCGCGGGTTTTCAAAATGCGCAATATAGAGCACTACGAAGAATTAAAACGAAAAGGTCGATTTCATTGA
- a CDS encoding diguanylate cyclase, translated as MKKATLLIVDDNPNNLRVLESILQAADYKVRPALNGETALRAAESLRPDLILLDIRMPDMNGFEVCRRIKARTSTCDIPVIFISALQDTDDKLEAFKAGAVDYITKPFHGDEVLTRLQTHIELSRARKALEFANQRLEEEVAERTRDLIQSNACLEKRICEEHALHELLVLSHRHFADSDYPTRALDSLAKSKGWAPPDFNVAMLIDIGKAESTGKLNLAAVKGFDPERVCAMTEQILNDKSAEAPYADIIDQLLGLPDGQIARVEALISGNHLLGLLIVTADKARLAEESEFIQQASEVLAMGIARRQADEQLAWQGYHDAMTGLPNRRMLKEELTRELRVAASRNNFCGILLIGIDEFKLLNDALGHGTGDLILKALTERLRAMVRASDQVFRWGGDEFMVIMPGIGDTTEVAARHAHLAAETIAARLAETYNIAGQPVHLSTSTGIAFYPSDCDTIDDLLKHVDLALHKAKQAGRKCIHFFQHGMQDEVEQRLAFNHEIRVALDEGQFLLHFQPQLDAHGRLIGAESLVRWQHPERKMIPPNAFIPIAEDTGLILPLGDWVLESACHQLRRWLAGSTDSQRFLAVNVSAKQFHQANFVMRVQQILESTGAPPAALELEVTESLLINDIDNAIAKMKALRELGIHFSVDDFGTGYSSLAYLKRLPVDQLKIDRSFVSAVHQDPRNGAIARTIIALGHNLGMKTIAEGVEEVAEFEFLRDAGCDHFQGYLFGKPLPIIEFNQKWPWINE; from the coding sequence TTGAAAAAAGCTACCCTTCTCATTGTCGATGATAACCCGAATAACCTGCGGGTGCTTGAAAGCATCCTACAGGCCGCAGATTACAAGGTCCGTCCGGCCCTGAATGGCGAAACCGCCCTGCGCGCTGCCGAAAGCTTGCGGCCTGACCTGATTCTGCTCGACATTCGGATGCCGGACATGAATGGTTTTGAAGTATGTCGGCGCATCAAGGCACGGACAAGTACCTGCGATATTCCTGTCATCTTTATCAGTGCCTTGCAGGATACCGACGACAAGCTGGAAGCCTTCAAAGCCGGTGCGGTGGATTACATCACCAAGCCTTTTCATGGCGACGAAGTGCTGACGCGCCTCCAGACCCATATCGAGCTGAGTCGCGCGCGCAAGGCGCTGGAGTTTGCTAATCAACGGCTTGAAGAGGAAGTCGCGGAACGCACCCGCGATCTGATTCAATCGAATGCGTGCCTTGAAAAACGGATATGCGAGGAACATGCGCTGCATGAATTGCTTGTCTTGTCGCATCGTCATTTTGCCGATTCTGACTATCCGACGCGCGCGCTCGACAGTCTCGCCAAAAGCAAGGGCTGGGCACCTCCAGATTTCAATGTTGCCATGTTGATTGACATCGGCAAAGCCGAGTCAACGGGTAAGCTGAATCTTGCGGCTGTAAAAGGTTTCGATCCCGAACGTGTCTGCGCAATGACCGAGCAGATTCTGAACGACAAGTCTGCCGAAGCCCCTTACGCGGACATTATCGATCAGTTGCTAGGTCTGCCCGACGGGCAAATTGCGCGTGTCGAGGCGCTCATCTCTGGAAATCACCTGCTCGGGCTGCTGATTGTGACCGCCGACAAGGCACGCCTCGCCGAGGAAAGTGAATTCATCCAGCAGGCAAGCGAAGTGCTGGCAATGGGTATCGCGCGTCGGCAGGCGGACGAGCAACTGGCTTGGCAGGGTTACCACGACGCCATGACCGGCCTGCCGAATCGTCGTATGTTGAAGGAGGAACTCACACGCGAATTACGGGTCGCGGCAAGCCGCAATAATTTTTGCGGGATTCTGCTGATCGGCATTGATGAGTTCAAACTGCTCAACGATGCCTTAGGGCATGGCACCGGGGATCTCATTCTCAAGGCGCTGACGGAGCGACTTCGGGCAATGGTGCGCGCCTCGGATCAGGTCTTCCGCTGGGGCGGCGACGAGTTCATGGTGATCATGCCGGGCATCGGCGACACCACGGAGGTAGCCGCAAGGCACGCCCACCTTGCAGCGGAAACGATTGCCGCCCGACTGGCCGAAACTTACAATATTGCCGGTCAGCCCGTTCATTTAAGCACCAGCACAGGGATTGCTTTTTATCCCAGCGACTGCGACACCATCGACGATCTTCTCAAACATGTTGACCTCGCGTTGCACAAGGCCAAGCAGGCCGGACGCAAATGTATTCACTTCTTTCAACATGGAATGCAGGATGAGGTGGAGCAACGCTTGGCGTTTAATCATGAAATCCGCGTTGCCCTTGATGAAGGGCAATTCCTGTTACATTTTCAGCCGCAACTCGACGCGCACGGACGACTGATTGGCGCGGAATCGCTGGTGCGTTGGCAACATCCCGAACGCAAAATGATTCCGCCAAATGCCTTCATTCCCATTGCCGAGGATACTGGCCTGATTCTACCCCTTGGTGATTGGGTACTTGAATCCGCTTGCCATCAATTACGGCGTTGGCTCGCTGGATCGACAGATTCACAACGTTTCCTGGCGGTCAATGTCAGCGCCAAGCAGTTCCATCAGGCGAATTTTGTCATGCGCGTGCAGCAGATCCTGGAAAGTACCGGCGCTCCTCCTGCGGCCTTGGAACTCGAAGTCACCGAAAGTCTGTTGATTAATGACATCGATAACGCCATTGCGAAGATGAAAGCCTTGCGCGAGTTGGGCATCCACTTCTCGGTGGATGATTTTGGTACCGGCTATTCGTCATTGGCCTATCTAAAACGCCTGCCGGTCGATCAACTCAAGATCGACCGATCTTTTGTCAGTGCGGTGCATCAGGACCCACGCAACG
- a CDS encoding hypothetical protein (Evidence 5 : Unknown function), with product MSPGNPWFYHESVENQKLFEAIHPTANASGALAMIS from the coding sequence ATGTCTCCGGGAAATCCTTGGTTTTACCATGAATCTGTCGAAAATCAAAAACTATTCGAGGCGATTCATCCCACGGCTAACGCCAGCGGCGCTCTCGCCATGATTTCGTAA